A window of Adhaeribacter arboris genomic DNA:
AATCAAGTATTGAGCGCAACTTTAGCCTCTGGAAGTTTAAACGACACGAAGGAGACATGAATTAAATCACCTTATTCATTTTTGATGAATATTTATACGTGTAAAAGGCGGAAACTGAATTCCGCCTTTTACACGTATAAACTGAGTGAGCGAACATAAATGAAGACTTTGTACAATTTACTTTTATCTAAAACTGAGCAATAAAGCGGAGATTTAATAAACGGGAAGATAAGTAATTGGGTACCGCGTAGGTTGTATTACGAACATCTTTCACGTAGTTATAGGAAACCACGTTGTTAGCCGCAATCAAATTAAGAACCTCTAAACTTAACCAAAAACTCTCCAGATTAATAGTTTTATCATTGGGTGAAGTACGAAATGTAAGCAGCTTAGAAAAACCAATATCTACCCGCTTGTAAAAAGGCATATTAAACTGATTACGGATAGATTCGTTACCCGGCGGGCTAAATGGTAATCCGGTACCAACTACCCCATTTAAATACATTTTATAGGATGGATGGTCCGGAATATAATCCTGAAAAAATACGCCAAAAGTTACCCGTTGGTCGGTAGGTCGGCGAATAAAGCCAATGGGTCGTTTAGGTACCGGCTTAAAAGTATTTAAATCGAAGGTAGTAGAATCACCGGAAATATTTTCTTTAGTAGTTAGAATACCTAAGCTAAACCACGACTCGGCACCTTTTATAAACTCTCCATTCACCCGCAAGTCCAGACCCGCCGCATAAGCTGTAGCATTGTTTAAAGCAAAATAACGCAGCCGGACATTTTCAACTTCGTACGGGATAACGTTCGTGAGTTTTTTGTAGTAAGCTTCGGCGGTTAGTTTAAAAGGACGATCCCAGGATAAAAACCTATACTCCGCGCCAGCGATAAAGTGTAAGGATTTTTGAGCTTTTAAGTTTTGGTTCAGTTCACCTTGGCGATTGCGGAGTTCGCGGTAAAAAGGAGGCTGGTAATAAATGCCTAAGGCTATTTTATACGACCAATTGGGATGAGCAGGTACTATTCCCGTATATTGTACCCTGGGGCTGATTAATAGTTCGCGATTTACTGTCCAATAATTTAATCGAACACCGTAAATTAAAGTTCGCAGAGAATCAAGCTTTATAGTGTTCTGTGCGTAACCTTGATAGCGATCAGATTTTAAATTCAGGTTTGAAGTAATGTTCTTGTTTAACGTCACATAACCGGCTGAATCCAGCAGACTGTACTCGTTTAACTGATCCTGGATGTTTTCGTGGGCAGCTTTAAGTCCAATTTGCCATTCTCGTCTACTAGTTGGCTGCCAGGTATACCGGTTTTCTACCGCAAAAATCATTGCGGTTAAACTATTCCGGGAATGCTCGAAATCTGTTCCGGCATCAACGTTACGCACTTCCTCGTTTAGATCACGGGTTTTACTATCGGTCACCCCTTCCGAAAAAGAGTAACTCGCTGCTACATCCCGTAGTTCTCTTTCCCGGGCCAGTACAGACGAAGCAATAACTTCGGTAAAAAATCGAGGAGAAAAGCGGTGCAGTAAATTCAATCCTCCTTGGTAAGTTTCGTATTCCATCCGTTCGTGCCCGTTGTAGTCTATTCCTATACGAACTACCCGATCCATGGTACCAAAGGAAGTTTCGCGGTAAAAAGGAACAACTTCGTATTTATTCCGGGCCACACTGGTCAAAATTCCTAAGGTAGTTTTGGGTGATACTGAAACTTGGTTTTTTTTGGTCAGGTCAACAGTTAGGTAGCTTTGGGCATCCGTAAAATTGGGCTGGTAATTGCCGTTTGTCTCTAGCGAATTAAATACTAATTGGGCATTTTTATAACGTACTCCGGCTAGGAAAGTAACTCTTCTGTTCTGGGAAACAGTTTCCAGATGTACTCTCCCGCCCATAAATCCACCCGTTACTGATCCAGCTAGCTTTTGAGGAGCTTTGTAGGTAATATTTAATACCGAGGATAATTTGTCCCCTAATCGGGGTTGCCAACCCCCCGAAGAAAACTGAACATCTTGCACTAAATCGGGATTCACAAAGCTTAAGCCTTCTTGTTGGGCATTCATTACTAAGAATGGCCGGTAAATCTCCATGCCATTTACGTACACCAAATTTTCGTCGTAATTACCGCCCCGAACGGAATAAGTAGAAGTAAGTTCGTTGTTATTCGAAACTCCCGGCAAAGTAGAAAGTATCTTATTAAAATCATTAAACGCCGAAGGTAGTTGCTTAGTCA
This region includes:
- a CDS encoding TonB-dependent receptor, translated to MSLKLVAWLSWLFFPVLVFAQQASVTGIVTDAAGTPLEYASVFVKGRTSGSQTNAAGKFKITTPAEKDITLVIKYIGLEDQEIKFFLKAGENRVVKVKLFAGSQALSTVVITDQKAGSSGVSIMRLNPRLTKQLPSAFNDFNKILSTLPGVSNNNELTSTYSVRGGNYDENLVYVNGMEIYRPFLVMNAQQEGLSFVNPDLVQDVQFSSGGWQPRLGDKLSSVLNITYKAPQKLAGSVTGGFMGGRVHLETVSQNRRVTFLAGVRYKNAQLVFNSLETNGNYQPNFTDAQSYLTVDLTKKNQVSVSPKTTLGILTSVARNKYEVVPFYRETSFGTMDRVVRIGIDYNGHERMEYETYQGGLNLLHRFSPRFFTEVIASSVLARERELRDVAASYSFSEGVTDSKTRDLNEEVRNVDAGTDFEHSRNSLTAMIFAVENRYTWQPTSRREWQIGLKAAHENIQDQLNEYSLLDSAGYVTLNKNITSNLNLKSDRYQGYAQNTIKLDSLRTLIYGVRLNYWTVNRELLISPRVQYTGIVPAHPNWSYKIALGIYYQPPFYRELRNRQGELNQNLKAQKSLHFIAGAEYRFLSWDRPFKLTAEAYYKKLTNVIPYEVENVRLRYFALNNATAYAAGLDLRVNGEFIKGAESWFSLGILTTKENISGDSTTFDLNTFKPVPKRPIGFIRRPTDQRVTFGVFFQDYIPDHPSYKMYLNGVVGTGLPFSPPGNESIRNQFNMPFYKRVDIGFSKLLTFRTSPNDKTINLESFWLSLEVLNLIAANNVVSYNYVKDVRNTTYAVPNYLSSRLLNLRFIAQF